From the genome of Gemmatimonadaceae bacterium:
CTGCGCTGGAGCCATTGGCATCGCCTGCGCCTCACGCGCGCATACCGAAGACGCCACTCTGCCCGCCAAGGCGCAGTCGATCGACGGGCACCCGAAAATCAAATCGTTCCTCGACGTCGAACGCCACGGTAACGGCGTGCGCTTCGCACTCCATGTGGTCAATACGGGTTCCCAGAACGTCGAGTTCGATTTTCCCAACGGCCAAGCGTACGACTTCATCGTGCTCGACTCCCTCGGCCGCCAGGTGTGGCAGTGGGCACACGCGCGTATGTTCACGCAAACCACGCAGATCAAGTACGTGAATGCCGGGCAGGAATTCGAAGTCGCCGAGAATTGGAAGCATCCGCCGGCGGCCGGTCGCTATACCGCGGTCGCCACGCTCACCAGCACCAACTTCCCGGTGAGCGAGCGCGTCGCGTTCACGGTTCGGTAGCCGTTCCGTCCCGTCAGCGCCCCACGTCTGGCCGGACAGCGCGATGACCGAGGCGCCACCGCCTCCGACCATAGGTTCCACCCCGCGCCCCCGGCTTGCCACGCGCACCATCGCCGCGTTCGCCGCCGTCAAGGTCGCACTCCACATGGTCGTACTGGCCATCACGCCCTACGGCCTCCAGCGCGACGAGTTCCTCTACTTCGCGATGGGCGACCACCTGCGCTTCTGGCGCATGGACTTCCCGCCGTTCATCGCGATCATGGCCAATCTGCAAACGGCCCTGTTTGGCCACACGCCGGCCGCAGCCCGCGTGTTCCCCGCCCTCGAAGGAACGGTCGTCCTCGTGCTTGCCGCGGTGATCGCGCGCGAGTTGGGTGGCGGAGCCTTCGCCCAGGGGCTGGCCGCGCTCAGCGTGCTCTGCGGCGGGATCTTCCTGCGACCGAGCAACCTGTTCCAGCCCGTGGTGCTCGACCAGCTCTGGTGGACGCTCTCGCTGTACGCGCTCCTCCGGGTCGGCCGCGCGAGCACCGATGCAGCAGGACCCCATGGCGCGACATCGGCGCGCCGTTGGTGGATCGCGTTCGGCCTCGCCATGGGCCTCGGGCTGCTCACCAAGTTCAGCATTCTGTTCCTGGGCCTCGCGGCGCTTGGCGCACTGATCGCGACGCCGCTCCGAAGGTGGCTCGCCACGCCGTGGCCCTACACCGCGGCAGCGATCGCCTTCGCTATCGGCAGTGCGAGCATCGTCGGGCAGATCGTGCTCGGCTATCCGGTGGTGGGCCAGATGCACGATCTTGCGGCGTCTCAGTTGGTGCACGTGAGCTGGCTCACGTTCGTCGCCGCACAGCCGTTCATGATCGGGTTCGCGGCCTGGCCCCTGGCCGTGGCCGGCGGCGTCGCACTCGTCGCGTGGACACCCCTGCGGCCGTATCGCGCCGCGGGCTGGGCCTGTGGCTTCGCCTTCCTGATCCTGCTGGCCCTGCACGGCAAGGCGTACTATATCGGACCGATCTACCCCACCCTGCTCGCCGCTGGCGCCGTCTGGCTCGAGCGAATGGGGGCACCGCCCGCGCGGTCGGCGCGCCCCGCGGTCTCGTGGGCGGTCGCCGTGGTGATACTCCTCGAAGGCGCCTTCCGCCTCCCCATCGCCCTGCCGATGCTCTCCAAGGAGGCCACCGCCCAATACGCGGTGCGCAACGGCATGGAGTGGGCGCTCGGCACCAACCGCGGCGGCACCGATCTGTTGCCGCAGGATTTCGCCGACCAGCTCGGGTGGAGGCACCAGGCCGCGACCGTGGCACGCGTGTATCACGCGCTCACGCCAGAGGAACAGCGCGTGACGGTGATCACCGGCGGCAATTACGGCGAGGCCGGTGCAGAGGAGTTCTACGCTGGACAGTACGGGCTGCCGCCGGTCGTGTGCGCATGCGGGTCGTACTGGTTCTTCGGGCCCGGCAGCCGTCCCGGCAAGGTGCTGATCGCCGTGCGCAGCGACTCGGCGCAACTCGCGTCCGTCTACGGCGATGTGCGACTCGCCGCCCGCATCCGGAGTCCATGGTCGGTGGAAGAGGAGCGGGACGTTCGCATCTGGGTGGCACGCGATCAGAAGCGTACGCTGCAAGCAGTGTGGCCGCGGCTTGCCCGGCGGAATTAAGGAGTCGTGAGCAGAAGGCGGCAGTAAACCTCCGCTCTCCGCACTTCGGCACCTCCCGCGCTTTCGCGAGTACGACGCCAGAATCAACGTGAGACTGGAGGTTCAGATGTCACTGCGCACCGCGCATGGGTGGTGGATGACCGGCGCCGCGATCGCGATCGTCGTCGCGGGTTGCTCTTCCGGTTCGCGCCCCACTGCGCCCGCTTCAGCCAGCCACTCGGCCGCGCTCGTGGTGGCCGCCAACTTTCAGCGCCTGGGCGACTCGGTGACCGCCGTTCACGGCGACACCGATGACGCTGGCCGCTATTATGGCGCCGCCGCAGTGCTGCGCCGGGTGCCCGTGTTCGACACCATCACGATCATGGTCGATCACGCGCCGATGACGTTCGATGCCGTCGCCCTGGCCGTAGACGACACCGGTAGTCTTGCCGGCTGCCCGATACCTCCCATGGACGACGACTCCGACGCGCAATACGAGTGCCCGTGGGGCATGCCCCGCATGACGCGCACGCTGTTCGCGTGGCAGCCCGGCGACGCGCGACACATCGTCCAGATTGTCGCGTTGGCAGACACGGGGGCCATCGGCCTGCCGCCCTTCGGCCGGCCGCCCCGGAGCGATACCGCCGGAATCGCGGTGCCGGCACGGCTCAAGTACTTCGACGGCGCCGGCGGCACGTGGTGGGGTAGCGCCGGCTCGCAGTCCAATTCAGTGACGCCCAACGGGCAGCCGTGTCCGGCGCCGGCGGACACCGCCCGCTCGGATAGTTCCGCCAGTCCTGACCGCGACGG
Proteins encoded in this window:
- a CDS encoding BsuPI-related putative proteinase inhibitor, producing the protein MNSRFAISLLCAGAIGIACASRAHTEDATLPAKAQSIDGHPKIKSFLDVERHGNGVRFALHVVNTGSQNVEFDFPNGQAYDFIVLDSLGRQVWQWAHARMFTQTTQIKYVNAGQEFEVAENWKHPPAAGRYTAVATLTSTNFPVSERVAFTVR
- a CDS encoding glycosyltransferase family 39 protein; this translates as MTEAPPPPTIGSTPRPRLATRTIAAFAAVKVALHMVVLAITPYGLQRDEFLYFAMGDHLRFWRMDFPPFIAIMANLQTALFGHTPAAARVFPALEGTVVLVLAAVIARELGGGAFAQGLAALSVLCGGIFLRPSNLFQPVVLDQLWWTLSLYALLRVGRASTDAAGPHGATSARRWWIAFGLAMGLGLLTKFSILFLGLAALGALIATPLRRWLATPWPYTAAAIAFAIGSASIVGQIVLGYPVVGQMHDLAASQLVHVSWLTFVAAQPFMIGFAAWPLAVAGGVALVAWTPLRPYRAAGWACGFAFLILLALHGKAYYIGPIYPTLLAAGAVWLERMGAPPARSARPAVSWAVAVVILLEGAFRLPIALPMLSKEATAQYAVRNGMEWALGTNRGGTDLLPQDFADQLGWRHQAATVARVYHALTPEEQRVTVITGGNYGEAGAEEFYAGQYGLPPVVCACGSYWFFGPGSRPGKVLIAVRSDSAQLASVYGDVRLAARIRSPWSVEEERDVRIWVARDQKRTLQAVWPRLARRN